One Siniperca chuatsi isolate FFG_IHB_CAS linkage group LG5, ASM2008510v1, whole genome shotgun sequence DNA window includes the following coding sequences:
- the LOC122876696 gene encoding mothers against decapentaplegic homolog 4 — protein MSITNTPTSNDACLSIVHSLMCHRQGGESETFAKRAIESLVKKLKEKKDELDSLITAITTNGAHPSKCVTIQRTLDGRLQVAGRKGFPHVIYARLWRWPDLHKNELKHVKYCQFAFDLKCDNVCVNPYHYERVVSPGIDLSGLTLTSSGPSSALMVKDEYDFDGPQSLPSIEGGHSIQTIQHPPSGSCPAPSEPFATPNLLPPAEASTSASTSSFPALAAGSGSASSTWSRNSSFTPNIPHHTNGHLQHHPPMPHPTHYWPVHNELAFQPPISNHPAPDYWCSIAYFEMDVQVGETFKVPSSCPIVTVDGYVDPSGGDRFCLGQLSNVHRTEAIERARLHIGKGVQLECKGEGDVWVRCLSDHAVFVQSYYLDREAGRAPGDAVHKIYPSAYIKVFDLRQCHRQMQQQAATAQAAAAAQAAAVAGNIPGPGSVGGIAPAISLSAAAGIGVDDLRRLCILRMSFVKGWGPDYPRQSIKETPCWIEIHLHRALQLLDEVLHTMPIADPQPLD, from the exons ATGTCCATCACCAACACACCTACCAGCAATGATGCCTGCCTGAGCATTGTCCACAGCCTGATGTGTCACAGACAGGGTGGTGAGAGCGAGACGTTTGCCAAGCGGGCCATCGAGAGTCTGGTAaaaaaactgaaggagaaaaaagacgAGCTTGACTCCCTCATCACAGCTATCACAACCAATGGAGCTCATCCCAGCAAGTGTGTGACCATTCAGAGGACACTTGATGGACGGCTGCAG GTGGCTGGACGTAAAGGGTTCCCTCATGTAATCTATGCCCGGCTGTGGCGGTGGCCTGACCTGCATAAGAACGAACTGAAGCACGTCAAATACTGCCAGTTTGCCTTTGACCTCAAGtgtgacaatgtgtgtgtcaaCCCCTATCACTATGAGAGAGTGGTGTCTCCTGGCATAG ACTTATCAGGACTGACCCTGACCAGTTCTGGACCCAGCTCAGCACTGATGGTTAAGGATGAGTACGATTTTGATGGGCCGCAGAGTCTGCCTTCCATCGAGGGAGGGCACTCCATCCAGACCATCCAGCACCCCCCATCCGGCAGCTGCCCAGCCCCCTCTGAACCATTTGCGACCCCAAACCTGCTCCCGCCTGCTGAGGCCTCCACCTCTGCCTCAACGTCGTCCTTCCCTGCCCTTGCTGCCGGATCAGGCA GTGCCAGCTCAACCTGGTCTAGGAACAGCAGCTTCACCCCCAACATACCCCACCACACCAACGGCCATCTACAGCACCACCCTCCTATGCCACATCCTACACATTACT gGCCGGTGCACAATGAGCTCGCCTTTCAGCCTCCTATATCCAATCATCCTG CTCCTGACTACTGGTGCTCCATTGCCTATTTTGAGATGGACGTTCAAGTCGGGGAGACGTTTAAGGTGCCCTCGTCTTGCCCCATCGTGACAGTGGATGGCTATGTCGATCCCTCAGGAGGAGACAGGTTCTGTTTGGGTCAGCTCAGCAACGTACATCGCACTGAGGCTATTGAGAGAGCAAG GCTTCACATTGGCAAAGGGGTTCAGCTGGAGTGTAAGGGCGAGGGAGATGTGTGGGTGCGATGCCTCAGTGACCACGCAGTGTTTGTTCAGAGTTACTACCTGGACAGAGAGGCGGGCAGAGCCCCTGGAGACGCTGTTCACAAAATCTACCCCAGCGCTTACATCAAG GTGTTTGACCTTCGTCAGTGCCACAGACAGATGCAACAGCAGGCTGCTACAGCtcaagcagcagctgcagcacaagcagctgctgtggctggaaataTACCTGGACCTGGATCAGTAGGAGGGATAGCTCCAGCTATAA GTCTGTCAGCAGCAGCCGGTATCGGGGTAGACGACCTCAGGAGGCTGTGTATTCTCAGGATGAGTTTTGTTAAGGGCTGGGGGCCCGACTACCCCCGCCAGAGCATCAAGGAGACGCCCTGCTGGATTGAGATCCACCTGCACAGAGCTCTACAGTTACTGGACGAGGTTCTGCACACTATGCCTATAGCAGACCCACAACCTCTGGACTAA